Proteins encoded together in one Chitinophaga sp. LS1 window:
- the gatC gene encoding Asp-tRNA(Asn)/Glu-tRNA(Gln) amidotransferase subunit GatC has protein sequence MEVNEQLVDQLADLARLEFTPAEKTSIQGDLQRMITFVEKLNELDTTEVKPLLHMTADRNVYREDKVVPSITREEGLQNAPAANDQYFKVPKVIKK, from the coding sequence ATGGAAGTGAACGAACAGCTGGTAGATCAATTAGCAGACCTGGCAAGACTTGAATTTACCCCGGCGGAAAAAACATCCATCCAGGGAGATTTACAGAGAATGATCACCTTTGTGGAAAAACTGAATGAACTGGATACCACAGAGGTTAAGCCATTATTGCACATGACTGCCGATCGTAATGTGTACCGTGAGGATAAAGTGGTTCCTTCCATCACCCGGGAAGAAGGCTTACAAAATGCACCCGCAGCCAATGATCAATACTTTAAAGTTCCTAAAGTGATCAAAAAGTAA
- a CDS encoding ABC transporter ATP-binding protein yields the protein MRPQSVIHLEDIRKSYYMGSNELPVLKGINMDIFKNEYVALMGPSGSGKSTLMNMLGALDTPTSGKYILNGHDVSTMEDDDLARVRNKEIGFVFQQFNLMPRLTAYENVAVPLIYAGIGKKEREEKAIYMLEKVGLGERYKHKPNELSGGQCQRVAIARALVNDPSIILADEPTGNLDSKTSVEIMEIFGQIHASGNTVVLVTHEEDIAAHAKRIVRLRDGLIESDRSVEDSMLVKA from the coding sequence ATGCGCCCACAATCCGTCATCCATTTAGAAGATATCCGTAAAAGCTATTACATGGGTTCTAATGAACTACCCGTGCTGAAAGGTATTAACATGGACATTTTCAAAAATGAATATGTTGCCCTCATGGGCCCTTCCGGTTCCGGAAAGTCTACCTTAATGAATATGCTCGGGGCACTCGATACCCCTACCAGCGGAAAATATATCCTGAATGGACATGATGTGAGCACAATGGAAGATGATGACCTGGCCAGGGTACGGAATAAGGAAATTGGCTTTGTATTCCAGCAATTTAACCTCATGCCCCGCCTCACCGCGTACGAAAATGTGGCCGTGCCACTGATCTATGCAGGCATCGGCAAAAAGGAAAGAGAGGAAAAAGCCATCTATATGCTGGAAAAAGTAGGCCTGGGAGAGCGTTATAAACATAAACCCAATGAGCTCTCCGGTGGTCAGTGTCAGCGTGTGGCTATTGCCCGCGCCCTGGTAAATGATCCTTCCATTATTCTGGCGGATGAGCCTACTGGTAACCTCGATAGTAAAACTTCCGTGGAAATCATGGAGATCTTTGGACAGATCCATGCCTCCGGCAATACGGTTGTACTCGTTACACATGAAGAAGACATTGCTGCCCACGCCAAAAGAATTGTCCGTCTCAGGGATGGTCTGATTGAATCAGACAGATCTGTAGAGGATAGTATGCTGGTCAAAGCGTAA